The DNA region aaaatcgtaCTTGACATTTATTTCCCTTGTTATTGTATTTGATTAATTTCAATGAATAGAATTtcctttaaaatacttaaattgtGTTGGGCATCTGCATGCAATAATCATTAAgttggctacacatccaaaaccagCTCCATCTGTGTCCTTGAATAAGGCTACTTTATTGCCGCTTTATATACATGGTATATTAGTAAATCAAGACTTCACATTGGCCCttttagcagcatgaaaaacaaaactgttattcaaattttgtataaattatacacagaaatTGGCCATAAggcatgtctgtgattggttacaacactcaactgatgcaaaaaaaaaaaaaaattggagtaGAGCTAAATTAAATGCTGTAAACTCATATTTACAGATGGTCCAAAATTCTGCAGCTGGGATTTTAACAGGAACCAAGAGAAGTGATCGCAGCTCTCCTGTACTAGCCTCCCTTCATTGGTTACCAGTTAGGGTTGGGACTGATTTTAAGATTATGCACTTTGTTTTTAAGGCACTGCATGGATTTGCTCCCTAATATATCTCTGACCTTCTTCAACCACATTAGGTCCTCTCTCTCTATTTAGATTTTTAAATCCAGCCTAAAGGCATCTATATTCTTTAGCTTTTCACACAATTTGAGGTTGTAACCTTTGTTCTGGGTACAATTAAGAAACTACAAATCTTAAGTAttcttaaaggagcaatatgtaatatatttactgtactaaagcttaaaattatcataatatgttatcagagatttaggaaacatgctaagttgaaatactggcttctccaaaaaCAACGCTACAGCCAGTtaattctactttgaaatgtccgttccaggccggaatttttgtttgtgttttgggcTGTGTGATCCCGCCTACTGCCCATTTCCCAGTAGTATTtcaacaccccgggttgccagatttgaaacaagctAGCGGGCAAACACAacacgctgcagccatggaagccagcaaatgaactggatctGAAATAACAGATTctacctgacctaaaaagcctcgacATCCATCTAAAAATCCATGACCAGAGGTATAGTAAAATGcggataaatattgaaaatgcgtttggaagatggagacagcttaaagcccagagaaactttaaaacagatgctgagtcctcaacctggcaacccatgTGAGCTTCAAGTCTGGGGAGGAGTGGGCAGGgtagacaactctctccaatattttgaaattGGACTTCAGTACCCATTTTAATCACTTGatttcaatgttacatattgGTCCTTtaactataattattattattatttttttaatgtatataatgttCCCATTTTATTATcatgatttatatatttatttaaatgtgcagCACtgtgggtcaacttctgttgcttttaaatatgctatataatatactgtatgtaaaacttTGACGACttgtaattgacacttttgacGTGATTAGTTCTTTGTGGCAGCTGTACTCGTAATCTTGAttattcgattaattgtgcagccctaataaaaattatttaatttttttatattaatgtttgtagttatttaacatttatgcatttttacatttacgcatttggcagatgcttttatccaaagcaatttacagttcacttattacagggacagtcaccccggagcaacctggagttaagtgccttgctcaaggacacagtggtggtggctgtggggatcgaaccggcaatcttctgattaccagttatgtgctttagcccactaagcCACCACCACTCTTTCTGCCGAAATATTTCATCTGCAATATATTTACTCTCTTGGGTAGAGTTCAACTTGCTCCAAAAGCCATAGTGATTAAGTGATCATAGCACTTTTTAGATTCTTTTCATTAACTGGTCAAACAGGTATGCAAATCGGTCTGTATGATTCACTAGCAAATTGGCctgaatttgaatgatttttaatAATCCTTATGCCCTTATCACAAATAGCtgaaaaagtcatagaaattcaaTGAACTactatcccatgaagcattgtgagtgatgcaatttaatagaaaatgatagaaaaatataaaactagtgATTTAAGTATAAGCATAGAATAACTACAGTATATtcaaagtatattgcaaaatattcagatgtatACAAACATATACTAAGTGGGCGTGGGCAGTCGCTTGCAGGGCACTTTTGCCTCAGTTTGTTGGCTGCGATTCTCTTATTGGTGGGTTTTCCCCCTTaggatcatggatagtgtagttTTTACCAGGAATTGTGCTATTAAACGTGGTTTTAAAGTTACAATAacgcagacagatggcttcaacagcagcatatatatattgattaacaacttcagagctcacagtaggtctgtctttaaaggtttattggTTCTCATTAATAACCAATTCCacaatggaaaaaacaaaacaaaaaaaacaataatgggaTATTTACTTCTGACTGTTATGCTCTGTAGTTACTATCCATTTTCTAGTTCTGCTGAACTCTTAAATgtttaattggctagaaattgttCTTTGTGAATGAATGTGAATCTCTATAAAATCATTTGTAAAAATCCTTCacgaatgactggaaaagtcatggaatttcattGGGGTAATGTGTGGGAACACTGTATGAGTTCTACAACACTATTCCATTGCTTTCATCCATTGAAAACATAATTTCAGTGTCAAAGATTTGCTACTCCAAGTTGTGAATACAACATCTAAAAAGAATGTCCCAGCTCTGCAAAATCAGTTAAATGTGGCCTTGACATCATAGATGAAGGCAAACAAGTTAACGAAGACTGAAGGGCCTTTTTGTCTTCATATTAACAGGTAGCCTTCAAGATGTATTTGGGTTTCACCCCCAGCGTTACCAACTGGAGTCCTGCTGGAGATGAGTTCTCTCTTATGCTTGAAAGCAACCCTCTTGTAGACTTTGTAGAGCTTCCTGATAACCACAGTAATCTGGTGTACTCCAGCCTTCTCTGCGGAGTGCTGAGAGGAGCTCTTGAAATGGTAAGGAGTGTAACTGTGTGAAATGTTGAGATAAAAAGTGTCACTGATGTGTCTTTTGATAACCCTCAGTTGCAATTCACTCTATAGCTAAGAGCAGTCTTTCTACTCCAACAGGTTCAAATGGCAGTGGATGTGCGATTTGCTCAGGACACACTAAGAGGTGACAACGTGACAGAAATCCGCATTAAGTTCATCAAAAGGATTGAGGAGAACCTGCCAGCTGGGGATGAATGAGGCGGTTTGGCTAAGAGGCACTGGCCCTTTTGACCTGAGAGACTTTTTATGTTGGGATGTCATCTAGAGATGAAACAACCTCTTTGAGACCTTCAAACAATGCAGTGCATCTTATTTAACCCCATCCATCTTACACAAAAACATATGTACTGCTACCAGAATGCTCTCTGGAGTTCACCAATGAAAAGGTTCTCTGTTGCAGTTGTAAGTGTTCCACCCAGATGTTTTGCCCAAATCACCAAGATTATCATGGTCTTTCCACCTGGCCTATATTTATTTCAGGCAGATGCGCCAATACTTTCACAAGATGAAAATACATAcatttgtctcttttttttatttattttttaataaataaatttcctggaaatgttttctttgttacgcttatcttttaaatttttttcattcaaCAGCCTCGACCCAGCCCCTCATTTTTCATTCTTCCCACTCAATAGGCCTTtgacacaaaataatattttcttgaAGTTGTAATAAAAAGCAGTCTTTCGACACGACCGTATCACTGTGGCgtttttatgtttgtgaagcttgTGTTGAAAACAAGTTTTAGATTGCTAATCTTAAACCAGCATTTGAAGAAATGGCCCCATGCTCAACAAGAACAGAGCCATAGTCTTGCACGCGGTGGTCATAGACGCACATGTTTTTGGGAAAGGCTGATGGTGTTAAGGGCTGTCTGGAAGGGGTCTAGGTATGTAGATAATGGAACCTGTGTGTGCATGTTACAGCTGCCGAGCCTGTGGCCGGTCCCTCCACACGTGTGTAATGAGGTGTCACGACAGCCCCCATCACCATCCTCAGCTTGTCGTGTACGTTGCTTTGCATCGTGGGACTGTTATTCCTACAGAGCAGCAACACGATGTGGTTAGagtcaaacaacaataacaaggggCCTAATTAGTTTCAGATGTTTACTCACGCAACATGGAAGCAATCAGGGCCTGGAGGTTCACTGGTGCGTGTGCAGGACAGAGCTGTTTTGGGAGCCAGTGAGTTTTAATGCCGTAGCTGAGGGGATCACGGTCGTGTGGACCGATGTGTACAGAGAGGAGGTCTTTCGCTGAAAGGCATTCATTTCTCCAGCCAGCTCAAACTTCATTCCTGACACCTGTTAATAGCCTTACGTCATTGAGGAGTCATGATCTTGGCTCTCATTTTCCAGCTTTCCACACCTCGTCAATCACAAATGGAAAGACGTTTTCTACTACTACTGCTGCTGCTTCCCATCTGGTCTTGAGAGCTAAAGCCGGACTCAGTTTTATAAACTTTAGCCCTTTTCAAATTCAGTTTCCATGCACTTcatttaccttttttttatttttattattgaataatgccttcattgtgtatgtgtgttgttttATTACATAAAGCCACTAGAGGTAGCTGTGAGCATTGTGGTCTGTGGACTTTTTTTCCTCCCATTCTCATGGATTTTTCAGTGTTTCCCCTCAATTTGGTATTTGATTGCTAACGGAGTGTACCGAATTTCGGGGGCAGAGAAATTATTTGGTGAATAAATTCCTTATTCACTCACTCTTGATTTAGTGACATTTACAAGAAAAACAGTGGAAAATGCGTTAATATGCGGTACCCTGTCAGACTGAAATCCCTCGCCCCCAAAGAGAGCTCTCTCTATGCATACAGTGTATGTATTCTGTATGTATATATTGGAAAGAGAGGGAGAAGAGGAAATGGTTTTGCGCAGATGGTCGATGTAAATCATTTGGCAAAATTAGACGCATGTATCATGGGGATATACAGCTGGGATTGTGTACTGCGTGAAAACCTGTATCACTCTTCCATATGCTCCCAGGaatttctctcttcctctttcagAACAATGCAGGATAATTCAACATGTCTTCTACAGTATCCTCTTGTCTTGGCCAAGCATCCAAAACAAAGTTGTTTGTCTgtattcatcagccaatcacagTCACTTTAAACCACAATCAATCCCGACATGAACGGAAGGATGAACTCCAGACAAAAAGATGACCCTATGACTCTACTCGTCGTTTTCTTTATTCATTCATCCTAATCTGCCGTCATGCCAGGTCAATACTGAAATTCTTCATGGAGAAAGCAAAAAGGAATTCCAAGTCCTCCTTTGCACCATAagggattgatttttttttttttttttttttttttttttttaaagctattttgttttttcctcatcCCTCAAGTCTAAAGACAGGACAACAGCAACAGACAATAGAAAGCACACTCGCTCTTTCATCCATTCATATGCAATTTGTTGAGGGTTTGCTTCTGGTCCACTTCATTTCCTGTCCCATatttttaaaaggacagttcacccaaaaatgaaaatactgtcgtcatttactcaccctcatgttgttccaaatccaaatTTCACAAAAGAATACTGAATATTTTAAAGGGTGTTCTGTTAGCTGATTTTCATgaaatagcagttgatagtgactcgggccacgttcacactaatccattttcagttTTCGAACGTCATTGTTTTCTAAAGTATGTTGCTATGGAGAGTATTTTCGAAAGtgtccatttttggtggaggaaaacacagtGAAAGTGTGGATGAGAGGAGTAAGCGCAGCAAAATcaatatgtttttaaatgaaaatggattagtgtggacgtggccttacttTAAAACAAACACCCCTAAAAAAGCTATgtaatgaacagaccaaaattaaagttgttattaactcttaaataaaattaaatcattaatcaACTCCTGTAAAACAGcataaatcaaatatggtgacatgTAAATACTGTAACATCTTAAAATAACCTCTTTCGTtcattgtgttcagcaaaagaaagaaaaattttaGTAACATgggggtaaataatgacagaatttccatctttgggtgaactatccctttaaaactttttattaggACAGTTCTTGCATAATTACTTATTCTGGATACCAGACCATACACACCAATCTCATTTAAACCCCCTAAATGCAACCATGTGGCCTTTATCAAAAACAAATGTCAATGGCACGTTGAAACAATAAAATTCAGTGGATGGCCTGCTTCTGGCTCACTGTTATTGAATCCCCCTCATCCATTCTTCCGTCCTTCTTTTCTTCTCACTTTTTTTCTGATTCTTCCAACGTATCCCCCTCTTTCAAGCATTGCCAGGGCGAAAGGATTGGCAGAGCGAGAGATGGAGGTCAGAGGAGCGAAACAGCAGGGCAAGACCGAATGTGTTTCAAAAACACACCTTGTGGGAATATCAAACATGCCTTGGAGCATCGAGAACTGACCTAGTGTTGGAGAGGATTACATTGTGTCCAAGTCTCCCACAGCACTTCTGGACCAAAAAGACAGATATGACACACATGGACAACGTTCCCTGGCTCGCAGGAATAGCGGCGCAAGTACCATTTCCAGTAAAGATCATGAGACAGTAAATCAAAGGATTGGAGGAGGAAATGCAACAAACCCTGATGTCTGAGGTAACTCTCAGATGTCAGGAAAAGATAAAATTAGACCTTTGAGGGATGGCACATGTCAAATACTGATGTTTTCTTGTTAGTGCTCAAACATGTGTCaaccaatcaaaatcaagtaATCAACAATGCCatagaatatatacagtacagtactggTTGATTCTTCAACTTTGGCCAATTACATGTCCCAGGGATCCtaacaacttttttctttttgttatatgaaggtcatatTTTAACTAACTTTTTACCATGCcctcataatttattttgttgtaaatttcaaatgacttttatgtatatattttgttgttttagccttgtctctGACCCAGACCTTcagtggacccttttcacacttccgaAGTGAATGATTGCCGAGTAAACTTCGATAGCGGTGAATAGGAATTAATTGGAGACCAATTTTTGCTTACCCAgttgctccaacatcaaaagaaaaaacaGCACTACTATTTTTCTACAACtttacaaatgaagaaaaaaaattgagagTGATAGATTActgcagtcagaagagagaataTGGAAAaattactgtcactccctcagtaGCTGTATTAAAAACCACATCGCATCTGTGGTAACTCGTTTGTTTAAAACTTATTCCAGGGCAACGTCATACAAAgtgtaatgttataaatttagtgtacttgttaaaggacagcatttgtggcataatattgattaccataaacaaATTTTGCTTGGCGTACATCCGGATATAATTCTGAAGTGTTGCACCTGGCACATAACTCTTTGTTCGATATGATGTTCGGATATTAGAAGCCAATGACGGATCTGAGTTGTTTATGGTGAAAATTTTCATTGATCTCTGATTTAGTGAGTGCCCATGTGCCCATATAGTATGTTAGTATGGGCTTGATGTACGTGTTGTACAACTGCACTCATTTGGCTTCACTTATCGTGCTCTTCTGTTGCCAGATAGTCCACATTTTCTTGACCAACTACAGGTAGTTGTTTCCTTCATTGGAATTCTTCTTGATCGCCCAGAAGAGTGCCAAGCTTTCTCGCCGTTCGCCAACTTTCCTCGTCTTTGTTGTCTAACCGCTTTAGTGTAGTCACTTTGTATCATATCgagggaaaagaaaaaaagagaattcATATGTAAAAAAGAGAGAACAACAAGAGAGGTAGACACAAGAGATTGATAAATACAAAATGATAAGTACAAATAAAGAACAGCAATATATTTGCAGCAAATAAATGGATATAGTTTCAAAAGATAAGGGGGAAAAAAGGTAAGAGACTAACAGTGAATAAAgattaatagatagatagataaatagatatttCTTTATGAAACCTGTTGAACAATTAAAAGGTAGGTATTTGGTACAACTTTAGCAAATTAACTTTTGTATATGTATTTTGATATATGTATACTACCATTAATATGTGTAGAGACCTATGTATATATTGGCTTTGCAGTAGACAAggggtgtgtatgtatatgtatgtgatgTGGAATACGAAGGAAATTTTGGACAATTCTGTATTTACTATCAGTTCCAGGCTACCGTGCGTGGCGCAATCCAGGACACACACTCCCCCTGTTGCAGCCACCCAAGCGAGGGTCCACAAACCCATCCCCCGCTGCAATACCAGGACCCCCCACTCCACACACTGTGTCCCTGCATCAACCCACTCCCAGATCAAAGGCCATAAGTCCTGCCTTGCAGAATAAGCACTGCCTCTCAGGTCCCTTTGGTTGATGTTGATTATGCGCATTCTTAGTTCTTGCATCACGGTCCTgccactctgtcagtctgggtttttgtgtgctaggaccatgacatcatcgttctatgtctgtcttgtgtttcgttttctgtctttgtgtgagcgcatggcttcGGTTGTTATTTCCATGCCGTGCGCACCTCTGTTGCTTTCATGTGcttttgtgagagcatgtggctttgttttgtttctgttttgcctcatgtctctctgtcttgcatcataccctgcctccgtgtttgcttattattagttaattagtcacacctgccctgcttGTTTACCTGTTTGATTTCACTCCCTATTTTAatctccttgtgtgtgctgtccagtgcctgttcatcttgtttgttggtctttTTCCAGTCGGTCCTGTTCCCCATCCAGTCGGCCTTGTGTTTTTCCTCCAGTCCATTTACCTCGTTTTTTgagtttttgtctttgtttatttttggtattacaaaagcctttttgtttttactctgagTTTGGGTCCTGTCTCTGATTGTGACATCTTGTTGTTTGGCTGAGAGGTCCTCGACAATTTGACATCGGCATTTCGATTTTTGTTTCTTAATTGTACCGATCGTTTTTTTTCGCTGCTGTCGAGATGGTATCTTTGATGTTCTGCCATATTGCTTGTGctgatttgttgttgttgctccGCTTGTTTGGAAATTAATTATAGCTaactgtaaatagtgaatttctacaatggcatctgtaattgaaaacaactgtgtttgaataatgctgcatctaGGCCCAAGTCCAAGatcacatatttaaaaaaatactgagtgcgcctttacaaaaaaaaaaaaaagcaaaaatcaaggtgacagtgaggcacttacaatggaagtgaatgggggtaaataaaaaaaaaaataaataaaaaaaagtttagccacaagacaatcaatatgcatgttaacatgattttattttgatataatcactttacctttaaagatatcttttctgtgtaaagttatagccaattttacaacttaatcTCCAGTGCTGCATGGAGGAAAAAAGTGCGCTCTTAAGGGCTCTTTGCAATATGAGTTTCAGCCTGTGCTGTTTCTATACAAAATACGTTACTGGTGACACAAGGAAATACATTTACACATGAGCATTTTAAACCTGACAAATATCTTAAGAGAGTAATGTtggtatactgtatgtgaaaCAATTGATTCCCCACtactgaattattgaaaataaaatacacatctgAGGTGTGTTTCAATAAATCAATGGCACATTGTCAATTATACGTTACATATGCTCTCTAAAGCAAATGTTTCAGCTTTGTATAATTTTACCTGTTTTTGTAGTTAGAGTGAAAGCATACTCTTACCTCACTCGGGTCCATACAAAGGTGTATTAAGTTATGATAATGCATGCTATTCATTTGTTCATTGACACAGCAGACTGCATAGTGCTATAAAATCAAACTGAGTGTGTTCCTAACTGAAAGGTTTTTCCAACCAATGACATTTCTTGA from Myxocyprinus asiaticus isolate MX2 ecotype Aquarium Trade chromosome 30, UBuf_Myxa_2, whole genome shotgun sequence includes:
- the LOC127420826 gene encoding trafficking protein particle complex subunit 3-like isoform X1, translated to MSRQSNRAVDSKKMNSELFTLTYGALVTQLCKDYENDEEVNKQLDKMGYNIGVRLIEDFLARSSVGRCQDFRETADVIAKVAFKMYLGFTPSVTNWSPAGDEFSLMLESNPLVDFVELPDNHSNLVYSSLLCGVLRGALEMVQMAVDVRFAQDTLRGDNVTEIRIKFIKRIEENLPAGDE
- the LOC127420826 gene encoding trafficking protein particle complex subunit 3-like isoform X2; translated protein: MGYNIGVRLIEDFLARSSVGRCQDFRETADVIAKVAFKMYLGFTPSVTNWSPAGDEFSLMLESNPLVDFVELPDNHSNLVYSSLLCGVLRGALEMVQMAVDVRFAQDTLRGDNVTEIRIKFIKRIEENLPAGDE